The window CGGTCTTGATGTCACGATTTTGCAGCCGGGAGAAAGCGGACCGAATCAACTGGTAGCTTCCGGAAAAGCTCAATTTGGGATCAGCTCGCAAGAAGAGGTAACACAAGCGCGTGCACAAGGGATTCCGCTCGTATCCATCGCAGCTGTGATCCAGCATAATACATCCGGATTTGCTTCTCCTGTAGCAAAGCATATCCAATCACCGAAAGACTTTGAAGGAAAAACATACGGCAGCTGGGGATCTCCTGTTGAAAAAGCGGTTATACAATCGATCATGCAGCTGCAAAAAGCTGATGTTAACAAAGTGAAATTTCTCAATATCGGTAATACCGACTTTTTAACCGCTGTAAAACGGGATGTTGACTTTGCCTGGATTTTTTACGGATGGGAAGGAATCGACGCCGAATTAAAAGGGGAAAAACTCAACATGTTGTATTTGAAGGATTTTTCCAAAAAACTAGATTACTACACCCCTGTCATCATCACGAACGAAAAACTGATTCAAACCCAGCCCGATATCGCCAAAAAATTTATGGCTGCTGTTTCTGAAGGCTATACGTATGCCATCGACCATCCAAAAGAAGCGGCCAATTTGTTGTTAAAAGGAGCTCCCGATTTGGATAAAAAGCTCGTCATGAAAAGCCAAGAATGGCTTTCCCCAAGATATCAAGATGATGCTCCACGCTGGGGAGAGCAAAAGAAAGAAGTTTGGGAAAACTACGCTGATTGGATGTACGACCATCACGTATTAGACAAGCGAATTGACGTCCAAAAAGCCTTCACGAATCAATTCTTGCCGAATGCAAAAGGAGGAGAAAAATGAGCAATTCATTAGTCAGTATTCAAATCATTCCCCATACCAAAAATGGAGAAGACGTGATCCCCTATGTGGATGAAGCGATAGAAGTGATAGCCAACTCAGGAGTGAAATATGAAGTCCATCCGCTGGAAACGACAATGGAAGGAAACTTGGAAGATTTACTTCCCATTATTCAAAAAATGAATGAAAAAATGGTGGAAGCAGGATGTCCAAGCGTCATTTCACAGGTGAAGATTTTATTTCGGCCAGATGGGATTACCATGGATGAATTGACGGAGAAATATCGATGAAACGCATTTTTTCAAAGGGAGGTCGCTCTGTTGCGATCTTCCTCCTTTTCTTAGCTGTCTGGGAAACGATAGCCCGGCTCGTGAATATTCCCAACTGGCTGCTGCCCGCCCCTTCCGCCATTGTCAAAACTGGAGTGAAAGTTTTTCCGGATTTTCTTCCGCATTTTATCGCTACTGTAAAACTATCGTTAACCGGCTATTTGATCGGCTGCGGGTTTGGCTTTTTAGCTGCCGTTTGTCTTCATTTGCTGCCAAAACTTAAGGAAGCGGTATATCCGTTTCTGATTTTGTCTCAAAATATCCCGATCATTGTATTGGCGCCTTTGCTCGTAATTTGGTTCGGGTTTGGAATTCTTCCGAAAATCATTATTATTACACTCTTTTGCTTCTTCCCCGTGGCCGTCGCTGCTCTGGACGGTTTTAGGCAAGTGCCGCATGAGCTGAGGTATTATATGGAAATGGCCGGTGCTACGAAATCGCAATTATTTTTAAAACTGGAGCTTCCCGGAAGCCTTCCGTCCATTTTTTCCGGATTAAAAATTTCCGCTGCCTACAGCGTAATGGGAGCAGTAGTTTCGGAATGGATCGGCGCTCAAGAAGGGATCGGCGTCTTCATGACGATTGCTTCCTCCTCTTTTCAAACGGAAAAAGTGTTTGTCGCGATATTTGTTATTATGGCATTGAGCCTCCTCTTCTTTCTTGCCATCGTCCTGTTGGAAAAGAGGCTGATGAAATGGCAGCCGAAAGGAGACGATAAAAGATGACCCACTTGGAAGTGAAACATGTATATAAAAGCTTTGAAGACAAGCCGGTTATCCAGGATCTCTCCTTTTCCCTCCAAAAAGGGGAATTTGTATCCATATTAGGGCCCTCGGGAAGCGGGAAAAGCACTCTCTTTCATTTAATCGGAGGCATTATCGTGCCAGACAGCGGAGAGATTGTGTTGGACGGAAAAAACATCACCGGTCAAAAAGGACACGTAAGCTTTATGCCTCAACATCCTTCTCTCCTTCCATGGAGAAACTTGCTGGATAATGTGCTTCTTGGACAAGAGCTGACAGGAAAAAGAGAGGTAGAAAAAGCTAGAAGCATGCTGGCGGCAGCCGGTCTTGAAGGCCACGAGAAATCCTACCCCCATCAACTATCCGGTGGAATGCAGCAAAGAGCTTCTTTTTTGCGCGCTTTGATCAGTCCGCAATCGCTTATGTGTTTAGACGAACCCTTTTCGGCTTTAGATGAATTTACGCGCTTGGAAATGCAAAAGTGGTTGATGTCGATTTGGGAGCAATACCGAAGAACGGTTTTGTTTATCACTCATAATATTGAAGAAGCGCTTTTTTTATCGGACCGAATTCTGATATTTTCCGAACGGCCGGCACGGATACTGGCAGATATATCCGTGCCATTTTCAAGACCGCGTCAGCCATCGCTTTTTTTGGAAAGTGAATTTTTTGATTGGAAAAGAAACATTTATGAAATTCTTCGAGGCGAAAAGACGACCGGATTTTGAGATCTTGTTGGACGGAGAGTCCTTTCATAAAAGTGCCGAGCATTGCTATCCAAACGAGGACAGCCTGTATGGCTGTTCTCGTTTTTTTAAAACCATGGTGAATGGCAACATTTGATGAAGGAATCAAATCAAATTTTTCCAATTATTTCGATACAGGTCATGGTGAAAACGAATTTCCTCGCCTTTTGATCTATCTATCCAAAGAACTATTTTCCTAATCTTACATAATATGGAACTGTTATAGAACAGAATCAAAAAAACATGAAAAAATGAAAAATTTATCTGGAAGAAAAGAAACAAAAAAGTTAGAATATATTTAAAATTGAATATTTAAATTATTTTCTTTCTACAGGGAGGTACTTCTATGAAAAACGGAATTATTTCTATTATCATTTGGACGGCTGTTTCCATTTTAGGCGCATCGGCGCTAGCCATTCTCGCGCTAGCCAATAATGAAACCGTTTCCGCCGCTTGGATAGTGGTAGCCGCAGTATCCTGCTACGCCGTAGCTTATCGTTTTTACAGTAAATTTATTGCCAATAAAATCTTTGCGCTGAACGATCAGCGGGCAACTCCTGCTGAAATTCACAACGATGGAAAAGATTTTGTTCCGACCAACAAGTGGGTGCTGTTTGGCCACCATTTTGCAGCCATTGCAGGGGCCGGTCCTCTTGTAGGTCCGATTTTGGCAGCTCAAATGGGATATTTGCCGGGGATGCTTTGGATTATTATCGGTGTCGTGCTCGGTGGAGCTGTCCAAGATGCCGTGATTTTGATGGGGTCCATGCGTCGTGACGGAAAATCGCTTGGACAAATTGCCAAAGAAGAGGTAGGTCCGTTTGGCGGGCTAATTGCTTCTATCGGCGTTATTGCCATTATGATCATCCTCATCGCTGTTCTGGCGTTAGTTGTCGTGAAATCGCTTGTCAATTCGCCTTGGGGAGTTTTCACTATTGCTTCCACGATTCCAATCGCCATTTTGATGGGTCTCTACATGCGCTTCATCCGTCCGGGACGAGTGCTGGAAGGATCGCTGCTCGGAATCGTTCTGTTAATGTTGGCGCTTTGGGGCGGTCAGTTTGTGGCTGAGTCTCCTGTTTTAGCCAAAATGTTTACGTTTACAGCGCCTCAACTTGCCATCATGATTGGGATTTACGGTTTTATCGCTTCCATTTTGCCTGTATGGCTGCTGTTGGCGCCACGGGACTATTTGAGTTCTTTCCTGAAAATCGGAGTCATCGTACTATTGGCTGTCGGTATCATTGTCGTTCTTCCTGATTTGCAAATGCCTAAGGTGTCCCGTTTTATTGACGGCTCAGGTCCGGTCTTTGCAGGTAATTTGTTCCCGTTCTTATTTATTACCATCGCCTGCGGGGCGGTTTCCGGATTTCACGCTCTCGTTGCTTCGGGAACGACGCCTAAAATGATTGAAAAGGAATCCCATGCACGGACCATCGGATACGGAGCCATGCTGATGGAATCAGGGGTCGCCATTATGGCCTTGATCGCCGCCTGCGCTATCCATCCGGGACTATATTTTGCCATGAACGCTCCGGCTTCGGTGATCGGAACTGACGCTGCTCACGCCGCATCTGTCATCTCTTCATGGGGATTCCAAATCACCCCCGATGAAATTACGAATGCGGCTAAAGAAATTGGAGAAGCGACGATTATGTCTCGTACCGGAGGAGCGCCGACGCTGGCCGTGGGAATGGCCGAAATTTTTACGAATTTCCTTTCAGGGGCTAAAGCATTCTGGTATCACTTTGCCATTCTGTTTGAAGCGGTTTTCATTTTAACGACCATTGACGCAGGAACGAGAATCGGTCGTTTCATGCTGCAAGATTTTATCGGCAACTTTTATAAACCGTTCGGGCGAACTGATCATTATTTGTACAATATCATTGCATCCGCACTGATTACGCTCTGTTGGGCTTACATTACGTATCAAGGAGCGATCGACCCATTCGGAGGAATCAACTCGCTTTGGGCGCTGTTTGGAATTTCCAACCAAATGCTTGCTGCGATCGCGCTGGCCGTGGGAACTACGTTAATTATTAAAATGGGCAAAGCCAAATACAGCTGGGTCACAATCGTGCCTTTCGTTTTCTTGTGCGTCACCACATTGGTTGCTGCCTTCATGAAGCTGTTCTCATCTGTACCGGCTATCGGCTTTTTGGCGCACGCAAAAATTTATCAAAAAGCCATTGACGCAGGTCAAGTACTGGCACCTGCCCCCAATATGGATGTCATGAAGCAGATTGTATTTAACGACCGGCTAGATGCTGTCATTACAGCAATCTTTATCGCTATCGTCATTCTATTGATTCTTGATTCCATCCGGGTATGGTACAGCATTATCATCAAAAAGCAAAAGATTGAATTGAGAGAAGCTCCGTTTGTTCAATCCAAATATTCGAACACTTCGATCGGAGGTTAACATTTTGGAAAAAGTAAGGACATGGATCAAAAAAACAAGATGCAACATCAAAACGATTTTTGGACTTCCTAACTACGAATTGTACTTGGAGCATCACCAAAAGGCGCATCCTGACAAACCGATAATGTCTGAAAAAGAATATTATCTGTTTGCCTTGAAAGAACGATATGAAAGCGGCAAAGTGAATCGCTGCTGCTGACTGTTTAGAAAGGACCCCGTTGCCGATACAAAGCGGTGAACTGCACCCCAATTGTTGGACACAACGAACAATTTGAGGTGTAGTTCCAGCGGACGGGGCCCTCTTTTTTATTCTATTAACTGCAAGAAATCTTCGACGTCTTGAATGCAGAGGCGGATCCCCTTTTCCCAAAATTCTTCTTTTGTCGGATCTTCTCCTAAATGCTTTTTGATTAAATCTTCGACTTTCATAACCGCTGTATCACGAAGCAGAGCGATATATTTTTCTTCATACTCCGCCCCTTCTTCCAAAGCCCTCGCGTAAATGTTTAAGGCCAATAAATAGCCAAAAGTATACGGAAAATTGTAAAAAGGTACATCCGTTAAATAAAAATGAAGCTTGGAAGCCCAAAAATGCGGATGGGTCACACCGAGAGCGCCGCCGAACGCTTCCTGCTGCGCCTCCTCCATCAAAGCATTTAATCTTTCCGCGGATACGACTCCTTTTTGGCGTTCTTCATAAAAGCGAGTTTCAAACAGAAAGCGAGCATGTATATTCATGAGCAGGGAAACGCTGCGCTGAACTTTATCTTCCAGCAAAGCGATTTTTTCTTGTTTCGTTTCCGCTTCTTGCAAGG of the Bacillus smithii genome contains:
- a CDS encoding ABC transporter substrate-binding protein, translated to MKKWLLALSAVFLLAGCGQQGGKDQTAKDTKDVKKVSVVLDWTPNTNHTGLYVAKEKGFFQKHGLDVTILQPGESGPNQLVASGKAQFGISSQEEVTQARAQGIPLVSIAAVIQHNTSGFASPVAKHIQSPKDFEGKTYGSWGSPVEKAVIQSIMQLQKADVNKVKFLNIGNTDFLTAVKRDVDFAWIFYGWEGIDAELKGEKLNMLYLKDFSKKLDYYTPVIITNEKLIQTQPDIAKKFMAAVSEGYTYAIDHPKEAANLLLKGAPDLDKKLVMKSQEWLSPRYQDDAPRWGEQKKEVWENYADWMYDHHVLDKRIDVQKAFTNQFLPNAKGGEK
- a CDS encoding carbon starvation CstA family protein, which gives rise to MKNGIISIIIWTAVSILGASALAILALANNETVSAAWIVVAAVSCYAVAYRFYSKFIANKIFALNDQRATPAEIHNDGKDFVPTNKWVLFGHHFAAIAGAGPLVGPILAAQMGYLPGMLWIIIGVVLGGAVQDAVILMGSMRRDGKSLGQIAKEEVGPFGGLIASIGVIAIMIILIAVLALVVVKSLVNSPWGVFTIASTIPIAILMGLYMRFIRPGRVLEGSLLGIVLLMLALWGGQFVAESPVLAKMFTFTAPQLAIMIGIYGFIASILPVWLLLAPRDYLSSFLKIGVIVLLAVGIIVVLPDLQMPKVSRFIDGSGPVFAGNLFPFLFITIACGAVSGFHALVASGTTPKMIEKESHARTIGYGAMLMESGVAIMALIAACAIHPGLYFAMNAPASVIGTDAAHAASVISSWGFQITPDEITNAAKEIGEATIMSRTGGAPTLAVGMAEIFTNFLSGAKAFWYHFAILFEAVFILTTIDAGTRIGRFMLQDFIGNFYKPFGRTDHYLYNIIASALITLCWAYITYQGAIDPFGGINSLWALFGISNQMLAAIALAVGTTLIIKMGKAKYSWVTIVPFVFLCVTTLVAAFMKLFSSVPAIGFLAHAKIYQKAIDAGQVLAPAPNMDVMKQIVFNDRLDAVITAIFIAIVILLILDSIRVWYSIIIKKQKIELREAPFVQSKYSNTSIGG
- a CDS encoding ABC transporter permease; amino-acid sequence: MKRIFSKGGRSVAIFLLFLAVWETIARLVNIPNWLLPAPSAIVKTGVKVFPDFLPHFIATVKLSLTGYLIGCGFGFLAAVCLHLLPKLKEAVYPFLILSQNIPIIVLAPLLVIWFGFGILPKIIIITLFCFFPVAVAALDGFRQVPHELRYYMEMAGATKSQLFLKLELPGSLPSIFSGLKISAAYSVMGAVVSEWIGAQEGIGVFMTIASSSFQTEKVFVAIFVIMALSLLFFLAIVLLEKRLMKWQPKGDDKR
- a CDS encoding MTH1187 family thiamine-binding protein, producing MSNSLVSIQIIPHTKNGEDVIPYVDEAIEVIANSGVKYEVHPLETTMEGNLEDLLPIIQKMNEKMVEAGCPSVISQVKILFRPDGITMDELTEKYR
- a CDS encoding ABC transporter ATP-binding protein, with the protein product MTHLEVKHVYKSFEDKPVIQDLSFSLQKGEFVSILGPSGSGKSTLFHLIGGIIVPDSGEIVLDGKNITGQKGHVSFMPQHPSLLPWRNLLDNVLLGQELTGKREVEKARSMLAAAGLEGHEKSYPHQLSGGMQQRASFLRALISPQSLMCLDEPFSALDEFTRLEMQKWLMSIWEQYRRTVLFITHNIEEALFLSDRILIFSERPARILADISVPFSRPRQPSLFLESEFFDWKRNIYEILRGEKTTGF
- a CDS encoding YbdD/YjiX family protein; translation: MEKVRTWIKKTRCNIKTIFGLPNYELYLEHHQKAHPDKPIMSEKEYYLFALKERYESGKVNRCC